Below is a genomic region from Dictyoglomus sp..
TAGTTACGTGGTCAGCAATTCTTTCTAAATATCTTGCTATCATTAATAACTTAATATTTTGAGGCGCAGTTTGAGGAGCATTCTCAAGTTCTTCAACAATTTCATCATATATTCTTCTATAAGTATGATCTATTTCTTCGTCTTCTTCTACAACTTTTAATATGAAATCCACATCTCTTTTAACAAAGGCTTCTAAAGAATCATTTA
It encodes:
- a CDS encoding phosphate transport system regulatory protein PhoU, translating into NDSLEAFVKRDVDFILKVVEEDEEIDHTYRRIYDEIVEELENAPQTAPQNIKLLMIARYLERIADHVTNVAERIYYMETGELKELHP